In the Verrucomicrobia bacterium CG1_02_43_26 genome, AATTCGCCATCAATTTCGCCTACGCGAACACAACCTACAGGTCCATTCCAAGGAATATCGGAGCACATGAGAGCAGCGGAAGCACCATTTACCATTAAGATATCGGGCTCATTTTCCATGTCTGCGGACAATAGAATACCGATGACCTGAACTTCGTTTATAAAACCCTTATCGAATAAAGGACGGAGTGGGCGGTCACACAGACGAGACGTGAGGATTTCCTTTTCGCTGGGGCGGCCTTCTCTTTTGATAAAACCTCCAGGGAAGCGACCTGCGGCAGAGAATTTTTCCCGGTAGTCTACCGTTAATGGGAAAAAGTCCTGATCGGGTCTTACGGAGTTTGCGACGACGGCGCTAACGAAGACATTGGTGTCTGCCAGGCTTACTACTACAGCCCCGTTAGCTTGTTTAGCGATGGAACCGGTGGAAAAAGTGATTCCCAGTTCGTCCACAGTTACAGTGTGTTTTTGTTTCATATATTTCTTTTCTCTTTAAAAATTAAAAGCTAATAGGCGGTTAGGACGCTTATTAGCTGACAAACATTACATTATAGGGATGGTTGATACCGCGATGGGTGGGCAAGAACATCCAATTATCGACGCAGGCTTAAGCGCTGGAGCATGTCGTTATATTTTTCCAAATCTTTTTTCTTCAAATAATTGAGATGCTTTCTGCGCAGGTTTGTTAGGGCGATGAGACCCTTGCGAGAATGAAAGTCCTTTGGATGAAGCTTCAAGTGACCTGTGAGGTGCTTGATGCGAGCGGTTACGAGGGCGATTTGAACCTCGCTGGAACCGGTATCCTTCGGGTTGATTTTGAAGTCTTCGATGATCTGTTGTTTGTCTATACCTTGTGTCATTTTATATATCTGTTGATTCGTAATTTGCGGATCTGCCCCTTAGCGGATCGAATTTCCAGCCCCTCGCCAGAAATTCCGTTAGAAACCTCAATTTGAGTAAATTACGGAGAAGCGCCTGAATGAGCGGTTCTCTAACGCTGTTGATCATTAGACGGTATTTGTTGGACAAAAGCAAGGGGAAAATGAAGAGATTCATTATTGTTGATATGCAGGCGATGCTCGGTAGCCTGTAATGTATTTCCTCCTTAATCGTTGGCCTATCTACCCAAGATCCAGGAGGATATCCTTAATGGATTCGCAACCCGGGAGGGCGTGAATTTTGTTTAAGATCTGTCTGCGTTCGAAATAGAGCTCGTTACGCAGAATGGGGTTATTAATAGTGATAATAAGAACTCCGCCCTCGATTATTTTAGATGGGCAGCAACGATGGGCTCTTTGGGAACCGACAATGGCCTTCCAGTTTTCCATAATGACCATTTCTGAGGTTTTGCGGCCGATGTTGTATTTCTTGAAATTCCGCTCCAGGAGGCTGTCTATGGAAAAGAGGGTGGAGAGGTTAAGTTTTCGGGAGGGATAGGGGATACCGCGGAGTTCTGAGATGAGCTCCGTTTCCTTTTGAGAAAACGCGTATTTTTTACCCTGGGACATTGTTATACCCCTGTAATGCTAAGCTAAAAGCCGAAAACGAGCAACCTTGAATTTAGATACGGAGTAACGCTTTCGTTGTTTCGATATCGTAGCCAGTAAGAACGTAGACCGCCTGCATATAATCATCTCGATCCGCTTTCAGCAATGTTTTCAAATCCAGGACAACGGGGGTGCTTTCACTGGCCTTTTTCAAGTCTTCCTCTGTGATTTGATTGTTGGTAGCTCGTTTAACGGCTTTTTCGATAAGCGCCTTGAGTTCTTCGAAATTATTGGGCCAAGATTGTTGGGCTAAATGAGTTAAGGCAGCTGTGTTTAGTTTTGGAATCTCTCTTCTGCCCAATATTTTAGCCTCTTGGGTAACTAAGTGTTGGGCTAGTATGGGGACATCCTCCGGGCATTCGGAGAGTTTAGGAA is a window encoding:
- a CDS encoding 30S ribosomal protein S15 — protein: MTQGIDKQQIIEDFKINPKDTGSSEVQIALVTARIKHLTGHLKLHPKDFHSRKGLIALTNLRRKHLNYLKKKDLEKYNDMLQRLSLRR